From the Theileria equi strain WA chromosome 4 map unlocalized gcontig_1105316255041, whole genome shotgun sequence genome, one window contains:
- a CDS encoding haloacid dehalogenase-like hydrolase family member protein (encoded by transcript BEWA_049460A), with translation MSMQSVRMEIKDTHSVSPGFAGLLPLERPPKYFGVDVDGTFHTKNEGAWRRNIEAFAEVRKRGFTPFFSTGRSLVSALRLVGEEFKAKTGYHGYPGVYNNGAVVYDGNGSIISLGVFSREFMVKFCDFLTCEGLVGKCIFYTDNYEFSLVEVDDDLRFVLQSRHLGLPEIKPIDEILEMSIVGISLLCKEINIPGLERDVDYVEKHVEDDFYDLSTPNTTKGQGVAVLLEHLGATFVDFGYIGDGDNDTENMDLSSLSFAVANAPNHVKEHAKFVLDMTCDEAAVAEVFKRIYKL, from the exons atgTCAATGCAGTCAGtgagaatggagattaAAGATACACATTCGGTTTCTCCAGGTTTCGCGGGGCTTTTGCCGCTAGAAAGACCTCCAAAGTACTTTGGGGTTGATGTCGACGGGACTTTTCACACGAAGAATGAGGGGGCGTGGAGGAGGAATATCGAGGCTTTCGCAGAAGTCAGGAAGAGAGGGTTCACGCCCTTCTTCTCTACAG GCCGGTCCTTAGTTTCTGCATTAAGACTTGTTGGAGAAGAGTTCAAGGCAAAGACCGGATATCATGGTTACCCTGGAGTGTATAATAACGGTGCCGTAGTTTATGATGGGAATGGTAGTATAATATCCTTGGGTGTATTTTCTAGGGAATTCATGGTAAAATTTTGCGACTTTTTGACTTGTGAAGGTTTGGTCGGTAAATGTATATTCTATACGGACAACTATGAGTTTTCTCTTGTGGAGGTTGACGATGATCTAAGATTCGTTTTGCAATCTAGGCACCTGGGACTTCCAGAAATAAAACCAATTGATgaaattctggaaatgtCCATTGTTGGAATATCACTTTTATGTAAAGAGATCAATATTCCGGGTCTTGAGAGGGATGTTGATTATGTTGAGAAACATGTCGAAGATGATTTTTATGATTTAAGCACTCCCAATACAACAAAAGGACAGGGAGTCGCAGTTTTATTGGAGCATCTTGGAGCTACATTTGTTGACTTTGGGTATATTGGTGACGGAGACAACGACACTGAGAATATGGATCTCTCTAGTCTTTCGTTTGCAGTTGCCAATGCCCCAAATCATGTAAAAGAACATGCCAAGTTTGTTCTTGATATGACATGCGATGAAGCTGCGGTTGCAGAGGTATTCAAACGCATTTATAAATTGTAA
- a CDS encoding ABC transporter, ATP-binding protein domain containing protein (encoded by transcript BEWA_049450A) has protein sequence MKCCKTRSKKKDPEGNYNRKDEEKYSRKNGYISYSQSTDFKFLSFSWMTKWISMGCKGKLKPEEYPSLPDSDFDQFTAMEFGSYMNQRRNSDGSGFLERVVGRTRLSIMKVFRHSLIWLIVFTALRDIFEVINVYLLQRIMKQDLPKDSGAILNYIVLAFIVCLVQLLDIFIDGHHHFIVIESRIITKDYVEEDTNDQVTRERMKRRGGIAKFFDNSDRNGSTLSNVEDDLSVMNLALFDITEVAWGILKLVHLMTVPLKIIIVGTWLYSQVATTAIKGICFILMVTVLMLLAECQSARMIKRYVHRMDLRIFKTQTILEDLRNLRLLRWIPLAIDSIINSRIHELQICLKRTYLTAIGSWLGSSLPKMLALAVFLISIAEYGVSLDPSFSIPLLHTLNYFIRPFKEIPSDISDHLETTVSCNRVESFIYRKELDCHIKTRYDELSKRKVVNGVRVQKKWYKQILKSLVSHSPKTRSRTRLLFGRFRKRKNILRINSTADVIENVGAKRQATYESTILLPIDYKIINKRMESVLDNEWKTGDIKKRLTIEKDWEDCHYCEDYPFVVKLDNATFCRSGKVNLKNISLTLEIGQIAMIIGPCGSGKSSLIQAIMGSCTLYSGRCIVPPLEFSLPIGYVGQNPWISAGSVREIILFGHEYNECLYSHVVKTVELDIDFKSWDKGDFRRVDEGGQNLSTGQRVRISLARTIYNMKITAYENVVKNADETREFYSFHEKYTLYCLDDVFSVLDPSLCTRVFNRLFGPFGMLKDASTILVVQPNFFALVNGSFAQEGQFFIYSMNDGSMELTSKSISEYLETHGNVSSRMSASGVSSCDYMYGITIDGVCNSYGASSNDELSEVESIVSLETPLGKNDNVPEIVQYFSIEDDKCLTQSDDQSIDAQRIDSDASFLLSCISSNISIDDSITFPEDSDAFTKTIEAGKKSVVYREDSPRISQVSTASALLSARIGTDVIRETSVKCKEFCHKSHEDELIKVTSSDFKVLSFGSGSVKQESFIYKDESCVNDDECIEKCARGAIKVENFAWYLKKVDLKLVVLLLMISTIAMTLDVGGEMVITQWTALGKKKVCTEPIIQPNHPDGIETVQDENTEKKLNHLYTFTFLTSATIVLFLWRSLIEAQGTLNAAHKVYESALKGILNCSVSQLNKTPIGSINNKLSTDQSYVDYSIFRRFSQTSSTIIFVILTAISLCYLSMWVIPIMPILILLSYTLVFRNYIPMCMENMRATLQSRSSLVSVLSQTINGANVVRTSKREEYTMELFLSKLYTHQKTKLFSYASGSWTIIRLRFIAYPLILINILMPIVPLIYRIIVYGVIDDVREKIVSPDVGLALTYSMKFAKLLKTTLSRMVELESEMCASQRLQELARMSPEYRIEDERIFSLKRTSPKVSSLKQLGERKGVTVIDLSVDYDADLETEKKSRHKTSLEKINFVAEACQMIGIVGRTGAGKSTLLLALSGSLPFSGRILLDDVDIQQVEDVDDYVGNIPHTPPLLAGWTVRDCVDPYGKYSDEAIWNALEACSVDGFVKGIAAKFNGGQQQRDLQVGIKKSWESMCTDDSSIVVSDSYLQYLNLARLYLKREKLRLVLIDEAAYVENEMVPMHVLLKEHFSHCTIFIVAHHTESLTLCDRVLILDQGRLVGESKAPETLNV, from the exons atGAAGTGCTGCAAAACACGCTCAAAAAAGAAAGACCCGGAGGGAAACTATAATCGcaaggatgaagaaaaatattctagaaaaaatggatatataTCATATAGTCAGAGCACGGATTTCAAGTTTTTATCCTTCTCCTGGATGACCAAGTGGATCAGTATGGGTTGCAAGGGTAAACTAAAACCTGAAGAGTATCCCAGCCTCCCAGACAGCGATTTTGATCAGTTTACAGCAATGGAGTTTGGATCTTACATGAATCAGCGCAGAAATAGCGATGGTAGTGGATTCTTGGAACGTGTGGTAGGAAGAACACGTTTGTCAATTATGAAAGTCTTTAGGCACTCTTTAATCTGGCTCATTGTATTCACTGCCCTACGAGATATTTTTGAGGTTATTAACGTTTACCTTTTACAGCGAATTATGAAGCAAGATTTACCAAAAGACAGTGGAGCAATTTTAAATTACATTGTTTTAGCATTTATTGTATGTTTGGTACAACTGTTGGATATTTTTATAGATGGGCATCACCACTTTATCGTCATAGAATC TAGAATTATCACAAAGGACTATGTTGAAGAGGATACTAATGACCAAGTGACGCGggaaagaatgaagaggaggGGAGGAATTGCAAAATTCTTTGATAATAGTGATAGAAATGGGTCCACACTTTCAAATGTAGAGGATGATTTGAGTGTAATGAATTTGGCCTTGTTTGATATAACAGAGGTAGCTTGGGGGATTTTAAAACTTGTGCATTTAATGACTGTTCCACTGAAAATTATAATTGTGGGTACTTGGCTTTACTCTCAAGTAGCTACCACAGCCATCAAGGGGATCTGCTTTATTCTCATGGTGACAGTTTTAATGCTCCTCGCAGAGTGTCAGAGTGCTCGTATGATTAAACGGTATGTACACCGCATGGATTTGCGTATTTTTAAGACCCAAACGATTCTTGAAGATTTGAGAAATCTGAGATTATTGAGGTGGATTCCCTTGGCCATAGATTCCATTATAAATAGTAGAATACATGAACTTCAAATTTGTCTTAAAAGAACATATTTAACTGCTATTGGATCGTGGTTGGGTTCCTCACTCCCCAAAATGCTTGCTCTTGCAGTGTTTTTAATTTCAATTGCAGAGTATGGAGTGTCTTTGGATCCTAGCTTCTCCATTCCGCTCTTGCATACATTGAATTATTTTATTCGACCATTCAAGGAAATACCTTCAGACATTAGTGACCATTTGGAAACGACGGTATCATGTAATCGCGTTGAATCATTCATATACCGCAAGGAGTTAGACTGCCATATTAAAACACGTTATGATGAATTGAGTAAGAGAAAGGTTGTTAATGGAGTACGTGTACAAAAGAAGTGGTACAagcaaattttaaagagtTTGGTCTCTCATAGCCCCAAGACTCGCTCACGCACACGCCTTCTTTTTGGGAGATTTAGAAAAcgcaaaaatattttgagaattAATAGTACAGCCGATGTAATAGAAAATGTTGGTGCAAAAAGACAAGCAACATATGAATCGACAATCCTTTTACCAATAGATTACAAAATTATCAATAAGCGTATGGAAAGCGTTTTGGATAACGAATGGAAGACTGGAGATATCAAAAAGAGATTAACGATAGAAAAGGACTGGGAAGATTGCCATTATTGTGAGGACTATCCATTTGTAGTAAAGCTGGATAATGCCACCTTTTGTAGAAGCGGTAAAGTTAACTTGAAGAATATTTCCCTTACACTGGAAATTGGACAGATCGCCATGATAATTGGACCTTGCGGATCTGGAAAATCCTCTCTTATTCAAGCTATAATGGGTAGCTGTACACTTTATAGTGGAAGATGCATTGTGCCTCCTTTAGAGTTTTCGTTACCTATTGGCTATGTGGGTCAAAATCCATGGATAAGTGCGGGGAGTGTACGTGAAATTATTCTTTTTGGACACGAATATAATGAATGCTTATATTCTCATGTAGTTAAAACTGTAGAACTTGATATAGACTTTAAGTCTTGGGATAAGGGAGACTTTAGGAGAGTGGATGAAGGAGGACAAAATTTGAGTACCGGGCAACGAGTTAGAATCTCTCTCGCAAGaaccatttataacatGAAGATTACAGCATATGAAAATGTTGTTAAAAATGCAGATGAAACTAGGGAGTTTTATTCATTTCATGAAAAATACACACTTTATTGTTTGGACGATGTATTCTCAGTTTTAGATCCTTCGCTTTGCACAAGGGTATTTAATCGCCTTTTTGGACCATTTGGAATGCTAAAGGATGCTTCAACTATACTTGTAGTACAACCAAACTTTTTTGCACTTGTAAATGGCTCATTTGCACAAGAGGGacaatttttcatttaTAGCATGAATGATGGATCAATGGAATTGACAAGTAAGTCAATTTCCGAATATCTGGAAACTCATGGTAATGTATCCTCTAGAATGAGCGCTTCTGGAGTTAGCAGTTGTGATTACATGTATGGAATTACCATTGATGGTGTTTGTAACTCATATGGAGCGAGCAGTAATGATGAATTGTCAGAAGTAGAGAGCATTGTTTCACTGGAAACCCCTCTTGGCAAGAATGACAATGTTCCAGAAATTGTTCAATATTTCTCAATTGAGGATGACAAATGTTTAACCCAATCAGATGATCAAAGTATTGACGCTCAACGCATAGACTCGGATGCATCATTTCTCCTCTCTTGTATATCTTCTAATATTTCAATTGATGATTCAATAACTTTCCCAGAAGATTCAGACGCCTTTACCAAAACTATTGAGGCGGGAAAGAAGTCAGTTGTTTACCGAGAGGATTCACCAAGAATATCACAAGTCAGTACAGCCTCTGCATTGTTATCAGCGAGAATAGGAACGGATGTTATCAGAGAAACTAGTGTTAAATGCAAGGAATTTTGCCACAAGAGTCATGAAGATGAGTTGATCAAGGTAACAAGTTCAGACTTTAAAGTCTTGTCTTTTGGTAGTGGAAGCGTGAAACAGGAGTCATTTATCTACAAGGATGAGTCTTGTGTGAATGATGACGAATGcattgaaaaatgtgcGAGGGGGGCAATTAAAGttgaaaattttgcatGGTATCTGAAAAAGGTTGATCTAAAACTCGTTGTTTTACTTTTGATGATTTCTACAATCGCCATGACACTTGATGTTGGAGGAGAAATGGTAATTACACAATGGACTGCTCTGGGCAAGAAAAAAGTTTGCACTGAGCCCATCATTCAACCAAATCACCCGGATGGTATTGAAACGGTGCAAGATGAAAACACTGAAAAAAAGTTAAACCATTTGTACACCTTTACATTCTTGACGAGTGCCACAattgttttatttttgtGGCGTTCATTAATAGAGGCGCAGGGTACTTTGAATGCAGCCCACAAGGTTTATGAATCAGCCCTTAAAGGTATATTAAATTGTTCAGTTTCTCAGTTAAACAAAACTCCAATTGGAAGCATCAACAACAAGTTATCTACGGATCAGTCTTATGTTGATTACAGCATTTTTAGACGTTTCTCTCAGACTTCCTCCACCATTATCTTTGTCATTCTTACTGCAATTTCCTTGTGTTATTTAAGTATGTGGGTTATTCCTATCATGCCTATTTTGATACTTTTGTCATATACATTGGTTTTCCGGAACTACATTCCAATGTGCATGGAGAACATGAGGGCTACTCTACAATCTAGAAGTTCGCTGGTTTCTGTCTTGAGTCAGACGATAAACGGAGCAAATGTTGTACGTACAAGCAAGCGAGAAGAATATACAATGGAGCTATTCTTGTCAAAGTTGTACACCCATCAAAAGACAAAGCTATTTTCATACGCTTCTGGGAGCTGGACAATCATAAGGTTGCGTTTCATTGCATATCCGCTAATCCTTATAAACATTCTCATGCCAATAGTACCACTAATTTATAGGATTATTGTCTATGGAGTGATTGATGACGTGCGAGAAAAAATTGTAAGTCCAGATGTCGGATTAGCACTCACATATTCCATGAAGTTTGCGAAATTGTTAAAGACTACACTATCTCGTATGGTTGAACTGGAGTCTGAAATGTGCGCATCACAACGACTACAAGAACTTGCGAGAATGTCCCCAGAGTATAGGATTGAGGATGAACGAATATTTTCCCTAAAACGCACTAGTCCCAAGGTTAGCTCACTAAAACAACTGGGAGAACGTAAAGGTGTCACTGTAATTGATCTAAGTGTAGACTATGATGCAGATTTGGAAACTGAAAAGAAATCAAGGCATAAAACATCATTGGAAAAGATAAACTTTGTCGCAGAGGCATGCCAAATGATTGGAATTGTTGGTAGAACTGGTGCAGGAAAATCAACACTTTTATTGGCTTTGTCAGGTTCATTACCATTTAGCGGAAGAATTTTGCTTGATGATGTTGATATTCAACAAGTGGAGGATGTTGACGACTATGTTGGAAACATTCCGCATACACCACCGCTTTTGGCTGGATGGACCGTGCGGGATTGTGTAGATCCCTATGGAAAATACAGCGACGAAGCCATTTGGAACGCACTGGAAGCATGTTCAGTCGACGGATTCGTCAAGGGCATTGCTGCAAAATTTAATGGTGGTCAGCAGCAACGGGACCTCCAAGTTGGAATTAAAAAGTCTTGGGAGAGTATGTGTACAGATGACTCTTCAATTGTCGTTTCAGATTCCTATTTGCAGTACCTCAACTTGGCCCGCTTGTATCTCAAGAGGGAAAAGCTACGCCTAGTGCTCATTGATGAGGCAGCATACGTTGAGAATGAAATGGTTCCAATGCATGTATTGCTAAAGGAACACTTTTCACACTGTACAATATTTATCGTTGCACATCATACAGAGTCATTGACACTTTGTGATCGTGTACTGATTTTGGACCAAGGAAGACTTGTGGGTGAATCAAAGGCACCTGAAACTCTAAATGTTTAA
- a CDS encoding signal peptide containing protein (encoded by transcript BEWA_049470A) yields MVICCHVLFLSLVLPGIWASSVKHPVISLDIGRRVTYNSAGHDINVKRHERDGQVFYYHTLSRPSKLSEITVDGHYIHADLFPLEDELILSSLVYWRYDRPDMLTLNMERSQVFLWNNGNGRLVPQASTLDNYGKGDANAKVTLDVSQTRGYSAECGYMNVRVVEETNLPGYKVYRHKSRPFLLEKVTDGGWDQFGITVPCEITSAYVYKWDEKPLILRFELFNFDTISFVCLINRWVRVDIPGPGHPGRYHYMRKLLSYLNCASGESVIIQLRNTVNGHTYADKCTFPNLPTLNGASMRLKVIPMTGHLQNFKEFKHTSKGGHPFEIRRIMYDKRDVLIDVPNKPVESVSFIVKSTGNILNSAFQALLRSDLMDIIEIHSDIYEYYRCVGGLHFVKFAESNVPLRNKGEFRHIENYVLVWKDGKCVDTGLKKTKTLAL; encoded by the coding sequence ATGGTGATATGTTGCCatgttttgtttttatcTCTTGTGTTGCCCGGTATTTGGGCTAGTAGTGTTAAACACCCTGTGATAAGTCTAGACATTGGAAGAAGGGTAACTTATAACAGCGCGGGTCATGATATCAATGTGAAAAGGCACGAAAGAGATGGCCAAGTGTTCTATTATCATACCCTAAGTCGGCCATCAAAACTCTCAGAAATTACGGTAGATGGACACTACATTCATGCTGACCTATTCCCCCTTGAAGACGAACTTATTCTCTCTTCCTTGGTCTACTGGAGGTATGATAGACCAGATATGCTAACTCTAAACATGGAAAGGTCCCAGGTGTTTCTGTGGAACAACGGGAACGGGAGACTGGTTCCACAGGCATCCACTCTTGACAACTACGGAAAAGGTGATGCTAATGCCAAAGTCACACTGGACGTTAGTCAAACCAGAGGGTATAGTGCTGAGTGTGGATATATGAATGTGAGGGTGGTGGAAGAGACAAACTTACCGGGTTACAAGGTATATCGCCATAAATCTCGACCgttccttttggaaaaggtaactgatggaggatgggACCAGTTCGGTATAACTGTCCCATGTGAAATAACCAGTGCTTATGTATACAAATGGGATGAGAAGCCACTGATCTTAAGGTTTGAACTTTTCAATTTTGATACTATCTCCTTTGTCTGCCTGATCAACAGGTGGGTCCGTGTCGATATTCCTGGCCCTGGTCATCCTGGAAGATACCACTACATGAGAAAATTGCTGAGTTATCTGAATTGTGCTAGTGGTGAGAGTGTTATTATACAACTTAGGAACACTGTAAACGGTCATACCTATGCAGATAAATGCACGTTCCCTAACCTACCAACGTTGAACGGTGCAAGCATGCGTTTGAAAGTTATACCAATGACCGGtcatttgcaaaatttcaaGGAGTTTAAGCACACATCTAAAGGTGGACATCCATTTGAGATTAGAAGAATAATGTATGACAAGCGAGATGTGCTAATTGATGTACCGAATAAGCCCGTGGAAAGTGTTTCGTTTATTGTTAAGAGTACGGGAAACATCTTAAACTCTGCATTTCAGGCTCTTTTAAGAAGTGACCTAATGGATATCATTGAAATACACTCGGACATTTATGAGTACTACAGGTGTGTAGGGGGCCTCCATTTTGTCAAGTTTGCAGAATCCAATGTACCTCTCAGAAACAAGGGCGAATTCCGACATATTGAGAATTATGTACTTGTCTGgaaagatggaaaatgtgtagataCAGGGCTCAAGAAGACAAAGACCTTGGCGTTGTAA
- a CDS encoding Fe hydrogenase large subunit, C-terminal domain containing protein (encoded by transcript BEWA_049440A), translating into MYSNAVKLGGLNDYLNPSEECILPVKKNTSSYEVKLNRDEQKGANRHPGSQKRDSRVTVGLSDCLSCSGCLTSSEEILMKNDHFVTVIEKLKNAEHGVVSISPQTVYAIAACYGLDPVIAFGKLSHLFRILGAKNIFSMNVGEMIAVHESKVEFVNKFLSSCPVNLQEDYRNGNLLPHDYAQNFGDLKNDRVLPIISNHCPGWTLYAEKMLDMHYIDRISAVSSSQLIQGLVIKALAHTVQFCKILGDTAELMLTDFPGFHRMDKGELSILDTKTMMETEWKYKNIYHVSIAPCYDKRLEALRPQYEHDFERLLRKGRESTGEGDGARHTIKLVDDVLSTSDVQAILNHLGLNFEALSEAPLDEISDGHLKALLKIFQESGTLSEQSLEFSKDANLSILASRHGKINLYRPSKIYCQSGGFAEEIFKFAAENLFGRRVDDVEFTSTINPDFKECILRSGDIILLRFIIAYGYRNVQNVVRMLKDSTNISYIELMSCPGGCFNGPGQVLQVPKIDKGAFNGFLAIPPILYSLEMAKRLRLSLWELVGGAFSEARTKDSLSSRVQKQDSNPSFLAHSIYLETADYTPTQDLELMPLLQRLLGHLRLAVSENVTRTRLEPLKDKQVETSQQLKW; encoded by the exons ATGTACTCAAATGCAGTAAAACTCGGCGGGTTAAATGACTACTTGAACCCTAGTGAGGAGTGTATACTGCCAGTTAAAAAGAATACCAGCAGTTATGAAGTAAAGTTGAACCGGGATGAGCAAAAGGGAGCGAATAGACACCCTGGCAGTCAAAAGAGGGACTCCAGGGTGACTGTAGGACTTTCTGATTGCCTCTCTTGCTCTGGATGTCTGACCAGTTCCGAGGAAATCTTGATGAAGAATGACCATTTCGTGACGGTCATTGAAAAGTTGAAAAATGCAGAACATGGCGTAGTATCCATATCGCCTCAGACAGTTTATGCAATTGCTGCGTGCTATGGGCTAGATCCCGTGATAGcttttggaaaattatCGCACTTGTTTAGAATTTTGGGAGCCaagaatatttttagtATGAACGTTGGAGAAATGATCGCAGTTCATGAAAGCAAGGTGGAGTTTGTAAATAAATTTTTAAGTTCTTGTCCCGTCAATTTGCAGGAGGATTACAGAAATGGCAATCTTTTACCACATGACTACGCACAAAATTTTGGGGATTTAAAAAATGACAGGGTTCTTCCCATAATTTCAAATCACTGCCCAGGATGGACCTTGTATGCTGAAAAAATGCTGGACATGCACTATATAGACCGGATAAGTGCCGTTTCATCTAGCCAACTTATCCAGGGACTTGTTATCAAGGCCCTCGCTCACACTGTacaattttgtaaaattttggGTGATACTGCAGAATTAATGTTAACGGATTTTCCTGGTTTCCACAGGATGGATAAAGGTGAATTGTCGATTCTAGACACCAAAACCATGATGGAGACCGAATGGAAGTATAAGAACATCTATCACGTTTCCATTGCACCCTGCTATGACAAGAGGCTGGAAGCCCTTCGGCCACAATATGAACATGATTTTGAACGCTTATTGAGAAAGGGCAGGGAATCTACCGGAGAAGGTGATGGTGCAAGGCATACAATTAAGCTTGTGGATGACGTTTTATCAACCAGTGATGTGCAAGCCATTTTGAACCATCTCGGTCTAAATTTTGAAGCTCTTTCCGAGGCTCCACTAGACGAAATCTCAGACGGGCATCTCAAGGCACTCTTGAAGATTTTTCAGGAAAGCGGAACCCTCTCTGAGCAAAGTCTAGAGTTTTCCAAAGATGCAAATTTATCCATACTTGCATCAAGGCATGGGAAGATTAACCTGTATAGACCGAGCAAAATATATTGTCAGTCTGGTGGATTTGCAGAAGagatttttaaatttgcCGCCGAGAATCTTTTTGGAAGACGTGTAGATGATGTAGAATTTACAAGCACTATCAATCCAGATTTtaag GAATGCATTCTGAGGTCTGGCGACATTATACTCTTGCGTTTCATCATTGCATACGGGTATagaaatgtccaaaatgTAGTAAGGATGCTCAAGGACTCAACAAACATTAGCTACATTGAGCTCATGTCTTGTCCTGGAGGTTGTTTTAATGGACCTGGGCAGGTCCTCCAGGTCCCTAAAATTGATAAAGGGGCATTTAACGGGTTCCTTGCAATTCCACCCATTCTATACTCTCTGGAAATGGCAAAGAGACTAAGACTATCCCTTTGGGAGCTCGTTGGTGGCGCATTTTCAGAGGCACGTACCAAGGACAGTTTGTCTTCTAGAGTCCAGAAACAAGACTCTAACCCATCCTTTCTCGCGCACTCGATATATTTGGAAACTGCAGACTACACACCTACGCAGGACCTGGAGCTAATGCCTCTCCTTCAGAGGCTCCTCGGCCACCTCAGACTCGCTGTTTCAGAGAATGTCACAAGGACAAGACTCGAACCTCTAAAGGATAAACAAGTAGAAACAAGCCAACAATTAAAATGGTAG